Proteins encoded within one genomic window of Armatimonadota bacterium:
- the miaB gene encoding tRNA (N6-isopentenyl adenosine(37)-C2)-methylthiotransferase MiaB, producing the protein MSTLLTPKSLLEQPASLRKTGTYFVQTWGCQMNEEDSEQMALYLEQIGFSPVGSIREAQVVLLNTCSVRQKPEDKAFSLIGELRFLKERFPDTVIGVCGCMAQLRSEEIRRRAPHVDFVVGTGNLSEIPALVTEALEGGRFASRIELPERRGTVVTQVPTRHVGREGKLKAHVPIQYGCDKFCTFCIVPTTRGRERSRPTEEILDEVKRLADLGTKEVCLLGQTVNSYGKNLMEGKVPFSELLVKVAEVPGIERIRFTSPYPRDFRKDLIEVIRDVPQVMEQVHMPLQAGSNSELSRMKRLYTLESFRDIVSEIRSMIPGVGITTDLIVGFAEETEEEFQATLEAVREFRFDWAFMFAYSPRPGTPAAVWDGQVSDSVKKKRLAELISLQNEVTVSVNQGRVGEVYEVLVEGTSPRNPRLMQGYSREQTMMHFEASPVRIGRLAKVKAISAHQWGLAGDLV; encoded by the coding sequence GTGAGCACACTTCTTACTCCTAAAAGCCTTCTCGAGCAACCCGCGTCTCTTCGCAAGACGGGGACTTACTTTGTTCAAACCTGGGGATGCCAGATGAATGAGGAGGATAGCGAACAGATGGCGCTGTACCTTGAGCAAATTGGCTTTTCGCCGGTCGGATCGATCAGGGAGGCGCAGGTCGTCTTGTTGAACACTTGCTCCGTCAGGCAGAAGCCAGAAGATAAGGCGTTCTCGCTCATCGGAGAATTGCGCTTCCTCAAGGAACGCTTCCCGGATACCGTCATCGGCGTGTGCGGGTGCATGGCGCAGCTGAGGTCTGAGGAGATTCGGCGCAGGGCCCCGCACGTTGACTTCGTCGTCGGAACTGGCAACCTCTCCGAGATCCCTGCGCTGGTTACGGAAGCACTCGAAGGAGGACGGTTTGCCTCAAGAATTGAACTTCCGGAGCGCAGAGGAACGGTAGTCACACAGGTTCCAACGCGGCACGTCGGACGAGAGGGAAAACTCAAAGCGCACGTCCCGATCCAGTACGGTTGCGACAAATTCTGCACATTTTGCATCGTTCCCACAACGCGGGGCCGAGAAAGGTCACGACCCACTGAGGAAATTCTCGACGAAGTCAAGCGGCTGGCTGACCTTGGAACCAAAGAAGTTTGCCTCTTGGGTCAGACCGTTAACTCCTACGGAAAGAATTTGATGGAGGGCAAGGTTCCCTTCTCTGAGCTCTTGGTTAAGGTTGCGGAAGTTCCGGGAATCGAGCGTATTCGGTTCACCTCACCGTATCCCCGGGATTTCAGGAAAGATCTCATTGAAGTGATTCGCGATGTTCCACAGGTGATGGAGCAGGTACACATGCCCCTTCAGGCCGGCTCAAACTCGGAGCTCTCTCGGATGAAACGCCTTTACACGCTCGAGTCGTTCCGCGATATTGTCAGTGAGATCAGATCAATGATTCCTGGTGTAGGAATAACAACCGACCTTATTGTTGGATTTGCGGAAGAAACCGAAGAGGAGTTTCAAGCGACCCTTGAGGCGGTCCGTGAATTCCGTTTTGACTGGGCATTCATGTTCGCCTACTCGCCCCGACCGGGCACTCCGGCTGCGGTTTGGGATGGCCAAGTGAGCGATTCAGTGAAGAAGAAGCGACTAGCGGAGCTGATCTCCCTGCAGAACGAAGTAACAGTTTCTGTAAACCAGGGCCGAGTTGGCGAGGTGTACGAAGTGCTCGTTGAGGGAACCTCTCCAAGAAATCCCCGACTCATGCAAGGCTACTCGCGTGAGCAGACAATGATGCACTTCGAAGCTTCTCCCGTTCGAATTGGTCGACTGGCGAAAGTCAAAGCGATCTCCGCCCATCAATGGGGACTCGCTGGCGATCTTGTTTAG
- a CDS encoding vitamin K epoxide reductase family protein: MSFSKLNRAVIICAALGLFVAMVLSFQHLFGKEVPCMSGKGCLLVASHPSSYWGKIPVAFFGAFGYLAILALAGARAAIGNVFRSQLVLVGFLLCAFGFATSWYLQYVSKTVIFAFCPWCFTSAIIMTVLFGLHAKMYSIIGQNQETASDSRPDAIIASVGLAVALIGSFGLISTQNKMSAINEAVSAVQSTQLIATPGNILGDDKAKVTLVEFADLCCPACRTGFPKLMEFKQKYGDKIRVVYRHFPLFKIPGHEMSPLATVAAEVAADEGKFWQFASAFTSSPEVAKTPDEVFAIAEGVGVSRASIEKAAADSNSPASLRVVRDQECAIETLKVAGTPTYFLQYNGKTKKLNGEGLSTEMSSEEVQALLK; the protein is encoded by the coding sequence ATGTCATTCTCTAAGCTCAATCGAGCGGTCATTATTTGCGCGGCCCTCGGCTTGTTTGTTGCGATGGTTCTTTCGTTCCAACACTTGTTCGGAAAAGAAGTTCCCTGTATGTCAGGCAAGGGCTGCTTGTTGGTAGCGTCGCACCCTTCCTCCTACTGGGGAAAGATTCCTGTTGCCTTTTTCGGAGCCTTCGGCTACCTTGCTATCCTGGCTCTTGCGGGAGCTAGGGCGGCAATCGGAAACGTGTTTCGGAGCCAACTGGTGCTCGTCGGCTTCTTGCTTTGCGCCTTCGGGTTTGCGACGAGTTGGTATCTGCAATACGTTTCGAAGACCGTCATTTTCGCCTTCTGCCCCTGGTGTTTCACGTCGGCGATCATCATGACGGTTCTGTTCGGCCTGCACGCTAAGATGTATTCGATCATCGGACAAAATCAGGAAACAGCTTCTGATTCTCGGCCCGATGCAATCATCGCTTCTGTCGGACTTGCGGTAGCCCTTATCGGAAGTTTTGGACTTATTAGCACTCAGAACAAGATGTCTGCTATCAACGAAGCGGTTTCTGCCGTCCAATCAACCCAGCTCATCGCGACTCCGGGAAACATCCTTGGAGATGATAAGGCTAAGGTTACGCTAGTTGAGTTTGCCGATCTGTGCTGTCCAGCCTGTCGAACTGGCTTCCCTAAGCTGATGGAGTTCAAACAGAAGTATGGGGACAAGATTCGAGTCGTTTATCGGCACTTCCCGCTGTTCAAAATTCCTGGGCATGAGATGAGTCCGCTGGCAACTGTCGCCGCCGAAGTTGCGGCGGACGAAGGCAAATTCTGGCAATTTGCTTCGGCATTCACTTCCAGCCCCGAAGTCGCTAAGACGCCAGATGAAGTCTTCGCCATCGCCGAGGGAGTAGGGGTCTCCAGGGCTTCTATAGAAAAGGCGGCAGCAGATTCAAATTCCCCCGCGTCTCTTCGAGTCGTGAGAGACCAGGAGTGCGCGATCGAAACCCTCAAGGTTGCAGGGACACCGACTTATTTTCTTCAGTACAACGGAAAGACCAAGAAGTTGAACGGTGAAGGACTCAGCACGGAAATGAGCAGTGAAGAAGTTCAGGCATTGTTGAAGTAA
- the mnmA gene encoding tRNA 2-thiouridine(34) synthase MnmA translates to MAKKPTVLVAMSGGVDSSVAAGLMKQRGYDVVGLTMQIWQESQCDPRHAGCCSLGAVEDARRVARVLDIPHYVLNFKEEFRKSVIDNFVDEYSKGRTPNPCVQCNRHVKFEILMQKMMELGCDKLVTGHYARIRRRGHQYRLLKAVGKEKDQSYVLYMLGHEQLQHVMFPMGEIRSKEVVREMARSLGLHLADKPDSQEICFVSEAGGYKEFLRKARPELFGPGAIQLADGTQLGVHDGTADYTIGQRRGVKVASKDGKPMYVIDLQPKTNTVVLGSEKDLLQSEVICEDMYWAEAPTMPIKVQAKIRYNMIAVPATLYPSGKLVFDDPVKAVTPGQMMVAYRGATVVAGGLIADENRTTRMERIIPELVTA, encoded by the coding sequence ATGGCTAAGAAACCAACGGTTCTGGTGGCGATGTCTGGCGGAGTAGATAGCTCTGTCGCGGCGGGCTTGATGAAGCAGCGTGGATACGACGTGGTCGGCCTGACAATGCAGATTTGGCAGGAGAGTCAGTGCGATCCGCGTCATGCCGGATGTTGTTCGCTTGGGGCCGTCGAGGATGCCCGGCGAGTTGCAAGGGTACTGGATATTCCGCACTACGTTCTGAACTTCAAAGAGGAGTTTCGCAAGTCGGTCATCGACAACTTTGTTGACGAGTACTCCAAAGGTCGAACTCCGAATCCTTGTGTCCAGTGCAATCGACACGTGAAGTTCGAAATCTTGATGCAGAAGATGATGGAGCTTGGCTGTGACAAGCTCGTCACCGGTCACTATGCGCGGATTCGTCGACGGGGTCATCAGTATCGTTTGCTCAAAGCGGTCGGCAAGGAAAAGGATCAGAGTTATGTGCTGTACATGCTCGGACATGAGCAACTCCAACATGTGATGTTCCCGATGGGCGAAATCCGCTCGAAAGAAGTCGTGCGGGAGATGGCGCGTTCGCTAGGTCTTCACCTGGCTGACAAGCCTGATTCGCAGGAGATTTGCTTCGTCTCCGAGGCCGGAGGCTATAAGGAGTTCCTTCGCAAGGCTCGACCAGAGCTATTCGGTCCGGGGGCCATTCAGCTTGCCGATGGAACTCAGCTGGGAGTTCACGATGGCACCGCCGACTACACCATTGGTCAGCGGCGCGGCGTCAAGGTTGCTTCTAAGGACGGCAAGCCGATGTATGTCATCGACCTTCAGCCGAAGACGAACACCGTAGTGCTTGGCTCGGAGAAGGATCTACTTCAGAGTGAAGTCATCTGCGAGGATATGTATTGGGCTGAAGCCCCGACGATGCCGATCAAAGTCCAAGCAAAGATTCGCTACAACATGATCGCGGTTCCGGCGACGCTGTATCCCTCTGGCAAGCTTGTTTTTGACGATCCGGTCAAGGCAGTCACCCCAGGTCAGATGATGGTGGCTTACCGTGGTGCGACCGTGGTTGCGGGAGGACTGATCGCCGACGAAAACCGGACGACCCGCATGGAAAGAATCATTCCTGAGCTTGTAACCGCATAA
- a CDS encoding redoxin domain-containing protein, whose translation MTALLAAALLGQLKMDHQVPELTGDQWLNTEKPIKLADRKGKVTLVHFWTFACYNCKNNLPAVKRLTDRFKNDDVITIGVHTPEIDIEKDFKKVTEQTKKLGIEYPVLFDGKLENWNAWKLDCWPTLFVIDKKGRFRAGWRGELNYNGQNGEDKIRDVVIKLLAEK comes from the coding sequence ATGACCGCTCTCCTCGCCGCCGCCCTTCTCGGACAGCTCAAAATGGATCACCAGGTACCCGAGCTAACGGGTGACCAGTGGCTGAACACTGAAAAGCCGATCAAACTTGCCGATCGAAAGGGCAAGGTGACGCTCGTCCACTTCTGGACGTTTGCCTGCTACAACTGCAAAAACAATCTCCCGGCCGTCAAGCGGCTCACGGATCGGTTCAAGAATGACGATGTCATCACCATTGGAGTCCACACGCCCGAGATCGACATCGAGAAGGACTTCAAGAAGGTCACCGAGCAGACCAAGAAACTCGGTATCGAGTATCCGGTTTTGTTCGACGGCAAGCTCGAAAACTGGAATGCCTGGAAGCTCGACTGCTGGCCAACGCTGTTCGTTATCGACAAAAAGGGCCGCTTCCGAGCCGGATGGCGAGGCGAGCTCAACTACAATGGGCAGAACGGAGAAGACAAAATCCGCGATGTAGTTATCAAGTTGCTTGCCGAGAAGTGA
- a CDS encoding YtxH domain-containing protein, with protein sequence MSNNNDSDSSAVLYLLAGVGLGAIIGAAAGMLFAPKAGNETRDELNDKFKELKTKTEEWINEQKAKKAVADAPEELGV encoded by the coding sequence ATGAGCAATAACAACGATAGCGATTCCAGTGCAGTTCTTTACCTTTTGGCTGGGGTTGGCCTCGGCGCGATCATCGGCGCGGCCGCAGGAATGCTGTTTGCACCCAAGGCAGGCAACGAGACCAGAGACGAGCTGAACGATAAGTTCAAAGAGCTGAAGACCAAGACCGAGGAGTGGATCAACGAGCAGAAGGCCAAAAAGGCCGTTGCTGACGCTCCTGAAGAGCTTGGCGTCTAA
- a CDS encoding AI-2E family transporter, which yields MTSGLAGWRIALWVVIVFATLAFLYAVRGILSPFILAFLISAILQPGVNKLVSKGWKRGRASLALMTLFFGSIIALLVLLTPVVTQQVGGFKDKAEQLARTVAQPNPNDNFFMRGVPEVRMANAERKDPIDSYLGRYSELLTQANLPTSKRALIAQYIEPQRGQIQTTLRSALKASVGIASGLVSQGLMLIFVPLLVGLILPNAEDIKRRLFGVIPPQLRTSAEGISEDIGDVFSNYLRGVAIAVFGYMAFMSILLSILGAPYGILLGVLFGALYLVPYLNVAIAATTLFVLTGLSGKADWMMIHFSSSWVYAGMLVAVYAVCHFVFDSIVYPRFVGNAVGLHPILSMFVIFSGGALFGLPGMILAFPVAGSIKVLLDRVIRFTNKTDGELILPEVPLRHREVIT from the coding sequence ATGACGTCGGGTCTCGCCGGCTGGAGAATTGCGCTGTGGGTGGTGATTGTATTCGCCACCTTGGCTTTTTTGTATGCGGTTCGCGGGATATTGTCTCCGTTCATTCTCGCCTTCCTGATCTCGGCAATCTTGCAGCCGGGGGTAAACAAACTGGTTTCGAAAGGTTGGAAACGCGGCCGCGCTTCGCTGGCGTTGATGACTCTGTTTTTCGGATCAATCATCGCCCTTCTGGTGTTGCTGACACCGGTGGTTACTCAGCAAGTCGGTGGTTTTAAAGATAAAGCTGAGCAACTAGCCCGGACGGTCGCCCAACCGAATCCAAACGATAACTTTTTCATGCGCGGTGTCCCTGAGGTTCGGATGGCGAACGCAGAGCGCAAGGATCCGATTGATAGCTATTTGGGGCGTTACTCCGAGCTTCTGACTCAGGCGAATCTGCCGACGAGCAAGCGTGCCTTGATCGCTCAGTACATAGAGCCGCAGCGCGGACAGATTCAAACTACGCTTCGAAGCGCGCTTAAAGCGAGCGTAGGAATTGCGAGCGGCCTCGTTTCCCAGGGGCTGATGCTGATCTTCGTGCCGCTATTGGTAGGTCTGATACTGCCCAACGCGGAGGACATCAAGAGACGACTGTTCGGGGTCATTCCGCCTCAGTTGCGGACTTCCGCAGAGGGAATTTCGGAAGACATCGGGGATGTATTCAGCAACTACCTGAGGGGCGTCGCGATTGCAGTGTTTGGCTATATGGCGTTCATGTCCATCCTGCTCAGCATTCTGGGAGCTCCGTACGGCATTCTTCTCGGAGTGCTGTTTGGCGCACTCTACTTGGTGCCGTATCTTAACGTCGCGATCGCCGCGACAACTCTGTTCGTGCTGACCGGACTGAGCGGAAAGGCCGACTGGATGATGATCCATTTCAGCTCAAGTTGGGTTTATGCCGGAATGTTGGTGGCGGTTTATGCGGTCTGCCACTTCGTGTTCGACAGCATTGTGTATCCAAGGTTTGTGGGTAACGCAGTCGGCCTGCACCCAATTCTTTCGATGTTTGTCATTTTCTCTGGTGGAGCCCTTTTCGGGCTACCCGGGATGATCCTGGCTTTCCCGGTAGCGGGTTCAATCAAGGTTCTGCTCGACCGCGTCATTCGGTTCACCAACAAGACGGATGGGGAACTGATCCTCCCCGAAGTACCGTTGAGGCATAGAGAAGTGATCACATGA
- a CDS encoding M28 family peptidase, whose product MITTLLATAFLQPIQLPVVNAEELKRHVSYLASDELKGRGTPSPELIKASEYIAAEFTKIGIQPGVGKSFFQVTKWERGKGAGEEVRNVVGLLPGSDPVLSREYVVVSAHYDHLGEAKEGADKIFNGANDDASGVAGVIGIASAIAKSKPKRSVIFLTFYGEERGLVGSQFYAKNPIFPLKNTVAMLNIEQIGRTDDSEGPRVGACNLTGFNFSTIGPVCAKVGKEVGVPVIEHPEYSAPFFMASDNAAFAAVGVPAHTFSVAYEFSDYHKVGDHADKLDYNNMAKITGMIAACTLHIANSSQVPCWNKYQKRTARYIEAYEKLQGRKVAGDGSGKPN is encoded by the coding sequence ATGATCACAACTCTCCTCGCCACAGCGTTTTTGCAACCGATCCAGTTGCCCGTCGTGAATGCGGAGGAGTTGAAACGTCACGTTTCGTATTTGGCTTCGGACGAGCTCAAGGGGCGCGGAACTCCTTCGCCTGAGCTGATCAAGGCCAGCGAGTACATTGCTGCCGAGTTCACCAAGATTGGAATTCAACCGGGAGTGGGAAAGTCGTTCTTCCAAGTAACCAAGTGGGAGCGGGGCAAGGGTGCTGGCGAGGAAGTTCGAAATGTCGTGGGATTGTTGCCTGGCTCAGACCCGGTTCTGAGCAGGGAGTATGTCGTCGTTTCGGCCCATTACGATCACCTTGGTGAGGCTAAGGAAGGCGCAGACAAAATTTTCAACGGTGCGAATGACGACGCGAGCGGTGTCGCAGGTGTGATCGGAATTGCGTCAGCGATTGCTAAGTCTAAGCCCAAGCGGTCGGTGATTTTCCTCACGTTCTATGGGGAAGAGCGAGGTTTGGTGGGCTCGCAGTTCTACGCCAAGAATCCGATTTTTCCGTTGAAGAACACGGTTGCGATGCTCAACATCGAGCAGATTGGAAGGACTGACGACAGCGAGGGTCCTCGGGTAGGAGCTTGCAATTTGACAGGGTTCAACTTCAGCACGATTGGACCGGTGTGCGCAAAAGTTGGCAAAGAGGTTGGCGTTCCGGTGATTGAGCATCCTGAATATTCCGCTCCGTTTTTCATGGCAAGCGACAACGCAGCCTTTGCGGCTGTCGGAGTTCCGGCTCACACGTTTAGCGTCGCCTACGAGTTTTCGGACTATCACAAAGTGGGTGATCACGCGGACAAGTTGGACTACAACAACATGGCGAAGATCACGGGGATGATCGCTGCTTGCACGCTGCATATTGCTAATTCTAGCCAGGTTCCTTGCTGGAATAAGTATCAGAAGCGTACCGCGCGATACATCGAGGCTTATGAAAAGTTGCAGGGCCGAAAAGTGGCGGGAGACGGCTCCGGTAAGCCAAACTAA
- the guaA gene encoding glutamine-hydrolyzing GMP synthase: MTGTHQKVLVVDFGGQYTQLIVRRVREQGVYSEMVSWTTAYARISAEKPTAVILSGGPRSTLEEGAPDLDFSCLDGIPVLGICYGQQLMAKKLGGVVETASHKEYGLRNLSSKSGLVALMEDDQVWMSHGDQVVSIPSGFTVTSSTDSCPVAAMENAGLKRFGVQFHPEVTHTTSGKALLKGFLEEAGLVGDWTTENFVEEEIAKIRAMVGPEEKVLCAVSGGVDSSVMAALLIRAIGDRAVCVFVDHGLLRYREADQVIETFGGHFHANLKAYYEHDRFFGALAGKKDPEEKRKTIGEQFVRVFEDHANELQGCDWLAQGTLYPDVIESGSPTAAKIKTHHNVGGLPDWMRMKLIEPLRWLFKDEVRSVGRLLGLPDEMVDREPFPGPGLGVRILGEVTPERVRMVQEADWIFRSELRKRDLHKGIWQSYAALLDVKSVGVMGDERTYEQPIVLRAVESEDAMTARAVDIPFEVLELVASRIVNEVDGVNRVFYDLTSKPPATIELE, encoded by the coding sequence ATGACCGGAACCCATCAGAAAGTGCTTGTCGTTGATTTTGGCGGGCAGTACACCCAGCTCATCGTTCGCCGTGTGCGCGAGCAGGGTGTCTACAGTGAAATGGTTTCTTGGACCACCGCTTATGCCCGCATATCAGCTGAAAAGCCCACAGCTGTGATTCTCTCCGGTGGGCCTCGCTCAACTCTGGAAGAAGGTGCGCCCGATCTGGATTTCTCTTGTTTGGACGGAATTCCGGTTTTAGGAATATGTTATGGCCAGCAGCTGATGGCGAAGAAGCTCGGCGGGGTGGTCGAGACTGCGTCGCACAAAGAGTACGGACTTCGTAATCTGAGCTCGAAATCGGGGTTGGTTGCCCTGATGGAAGATGACCAGGTTTGGATGTCGCACGGCGATCAGGTCGTCTCGATTCCTTCTGGTTTTACGGTGACATCGTCCACGGATTCATGCCCGGTGGCGGCGATGGAGAACGCCGGTTTGAAGAGATTTGGAGTTCAATTTCACCCAGAAGTGACTCACACGACTTCTGGCAAAGCTTTGCTCAAGGGGTTCTTAGAAGAAGCCGGACTGGTGGGCGACTGGACGACAGAGAATTTTGTTGAGGAAGAGATTGCCAAGATTCGGGCGATGGTAGGTCCAGAAGAGAAGGTTCTTTGCGCGGTCTCCGGTGGCGTTGATTCTTCTGTGATGGCGGCTTTGTTGATTCGCGCAATTGGCGATCGAGCGGTTTGCGTCTTCGTCGATCATGGACTGCTCCGCTACCGCGAGGCGGATCAAGTGATCGAGACGTTTGGGGGGCACTTCCACGCAAACTTGAAGGCGTACTATGAGCACGACCGATTCTTCGGTGCTCTCGCGGGTAAGAAGGATCCGGAGGAGAAGCGAAAGACGATCGGTGAGCAGTTTGTGCGGGTCTTTGAAGATCATGCGAACGAGCTTCAGGGGTGCGACTGGCTGGCTCAGGGGACTTTGTATCCAGACGTGATCGAGAGCGGATCGCCGACCGCAGCTAAGATCAAGACTCACCACAACGTCGGCGGCTTGCCGGATTGGATGCGAATGAAGCTAATCGAGCCTCTTCGCTGGCTGTTTAAGGACGAAGTTCGGTCGGTTGGACGGTTGCTTGGATTGCCGGACGAAATGGTTGATCGCGAGCCGTTTCCTGGGCCAGGACTCGGGGTTCGGATTCTGGGCGAAGTCACTCCAGAGCGGGTTCGAATGGTTCAAGAAGCCGATTGGATTTTCCGTTCCGAGCTTCGGAAGCGGGATTTACACAAGGGGATTTGGCAATCTTATGCAGCACTCCTGGACGTCAAGAGCGTTGGAGTGATGGGCGATGAGCGGACTTATGAGCAGCCGATCGTGCTTCGAGCGGTCGAGAGCGAGGACGCCATGACGGCTCGGGCGGTGGACATTCCGTTTGAGGTTTTGGAGTTAGTTGCCAGTCGGATTGTCAATGAGGTTGACGGAGTCAACCGAGTGTTCTACGACCTGACCAGCAAGCCTCCGGCTACGATTGAGTTGGAGTAG
- a CDS encoding glycosyltransferase family 2 protein: MESVSPTVTVIIVSYNTCEQLGRCLTALVDQGVSQVIVVDNASTDGSIEMLREVMQRLFPGSITLASSRNLGFGRANNMGLMRAETDLVLYLNSDAYAHQGAIARLASTFSDASVVAAGGRLLNPDGSLQESVAGRLTLGAVFLEQFFLDGVARRFGRSYWRTRLLPSDRPSDVEQVMGACLMVRREVDPRFDERFFLYCEDTELCHRLQKQGRIVYDPKAEFTHELGSSSMTNRWRSVARYNYGKCLYFRITQGDFPAILCWILNRMGAFLRVFFGLVASLPLLVIGGRTHEKLVTFLPVLFASRGDVLPRDFQEPTTPTQS, encoded by the coding sequence TTGGAATCCGTATCGCCGACCGTTACCGTCATCATTGTCAGCTACAACACTTGCGAGCAACTTGGGCGTTGCTTGACGGCTCTGGTCGACCAGGGTGTTAGTCAGGTGATTGTCGTGGACAACGCCTCGACGGACGGCTCGATCGAGATGCTCCGAGAAGTTATGCAACGGCTATTCCCGGGTTCCATTACGTTGGCATCCTCGCGCAACCTCGGGTTTGGCCGGGCGAACAATATGGGTTTGATGCGAGCCGAAACCGATTTGGTGCTCTACCTGAACTCGGACGCCTATGCCCACCAGGGGGCAATCGCTAGACTTGCTTCCACTTTCTCCGACGCCTCTGTCGTCGCCGCCGGAGGACGGCTATTGAATCCGGATGGTTCCTTGCAAGAGTCCGTCGCCGGACGACTTACGCTCGGCGCTGTGTTTCTTGAACAGTTCTTTCTCGACGGTGTCGCGCGGCGATTTGGACGCTCGTATTGGCGCACACGGCTGCTCCCATCTGACCGCCCGAGCGATGTTGAGCAAGTCATGGGGGCCTGCCTTATGGTCCGCAGAGAGGTTGATCCTAGATTTGACGAACGCTTTTTCCTCTATTGCGAGGACACAGAGCTGTGTCATCGGCTCCAGAAGCAGGGCAGAATAGTTTACGATCCAAAAGCCGAGTTCACTCACGAGCTGGGTTCGAGCTCGATGACGAACCGCTGGCGGTCGGTAGCACGCTACAACTACGGCAAATGCCTCTACTTCAGAATCACTCAAGGTGATTTCCCAGCAATCCTCTGCTGGATACTCAACCGGATGGGAGCTTTCTTACGTGTGTTCTTTGGGCTGGTTGCTTCATTGCCATTGCTGGTGATTGGCGGCAGAACTCACGAAAAACTCGTCACGTTTCTTCCGGTTCTATTTGCTTCTCGGGGCGACGTGCTTCCCAGAGACTTCCAGGAACCAACTACTCCAACTCAATCGTAG
- the greA gene encoding transcription elongation factor GreA — protein MGNAIQVTQEGFDKLKKELEELQGPVRMRIAEAIREAKSHGDLRENAAYHEAKLNQTRLEGRINDLEKALMYAKIVERKDDGGVIAQLGSIVKVLDEEFGDEIDITLVGSFEADPAQDMVSIGSPLGEALLGKIVGEIVEVVAPAGTTRYKILQIQS, from the coding sequence ATGGGAAATGCAATTCAAGTGACCCAAGAGGGTTTCGACAAGCTGAAAAAAGAGCTTGAGGAGCTTCAGGGACCGGTGCGGATGAGGATCGCTGAGGCGATTCGTGAGGCGAAGTCGCACGGAGACCTTCGAGAAAATGCAGCCTACCACGAGGCAAAGCTGAACCAGACGAGGCTTGAAGGGCGCATCAACGATCTTGAAAAGGCTTTGATGTATGCCAAAATCGTCGAGCGAAAAGATGACGGCGGTGTGATCGCTCAATTGGGCTCAATTGTTAAAGTCTTGGACGAAGAGTTTGGAGACGAGATTGACATCACGCTGGTCGGTTCATTCGAAGCCGATCCGGCCCAAGACATGGTTTCGATAGGCTCGCCACTTGGCGAGGCTCTCCTCGGCAAGATTGTCGGTGAGATCGTAGAAGTCGTTGCGCCGGCTGGTACGACGCGCTACAAAATCTTGCAGATCCAAAGTTGA
- the kdsB gene encoding 3-deoxy-manno-octulosonate cytidylyltransferase, which translates to MPSRVIVIPARMASTRFPGKPLIDLCGKPMVQWVYEKAMLSGAAERVLIATPDQEIFEAAEGFGAEAVFTKNDHPTGTDRIAEVALKVEADVYINVQGDEPLIDPNTIRTVSSPFQDHSVQMVSAWASLPGEAESNPAIVKVVTDLSGNALYFSRHGIPFPRTDRAQPLKGHIGIYGYRREVLLTYPSWSQTPLELAESLEQLRFMENGVRIRMVEVAPSGPGIDTPEQAAEVREMLLK; encoded by the coding sequence TTGCCAAGTAGAGTCATCGTCATCCCGGCGAGGATGGCATCCACCAGGTTTCCCGGAAAGCCGCTGATCGACCTCTGCGGAAAGCCGATGGTTCAGTGGGTTTACGAAAAAGCTATGCTCTCTGGAGCGGCTGAGAGGGTTCTGATTGCTACCCCTGACCAAGAGATCTTCGAAGCGGCAGAGGGTTTTGGCGCGGAAGCCGTGTTTACCAAGAATGACCATCCGACGGGGACTGACCGGATCGCCGAAGTTGCGCTTAAGGTTGAGGCTGATGTTTACATTAACGTGCAAGGTGACGAGCCTCTGATTGATCCGAATACGATTCGGACCGTTTCGAGTCCGTTTCAGGACCATTCTGTGCAGATGGTCTCTGCGTGGGCATCGCTTCCAGGTGAAGCGGAGTCGAATCCAGCCATCGTCAAAGTAGTTACTGATCTGAGTGGAAATGCTCTCTACTTCAGTCGCCACGGAATTCCTTTTCCTCGAACGGATAGAGCTCAGCCTCTCAAGGGCCACATCGGAATATACGGGTACCGGCGAGAAGTCCTTCTGACCTATCCAAGCTGGTCTCAAACTCCGCTTGAGCTCGCGGAAAGTCTGGAGCAGCTTCGGTTCATGGAGAACGGGGTGCGGATCAGAATGGTTGAAGTAGCCCCAAGTGGTCCCGGAATTGACACTCCGGAACAAGCAGCCGAAGTTCGCGAAATGCTCCTCAAATAA